A single window of Toxotes jaculatrix isolate fToxJac2 chromosome 4, fToxJac2.pri, whole genome shotgun sequence DNA harbors:
- the LOC121180867 gene encoding tetratricopeptide repeat protein 39B-like, translated as METTVSSLRQVDLNHTSEDSVSPKMDLETALKDCSTALDLFLNNRFADALAFLQPWKSQSMYHAMGYSSILVMQAGMTFDPKDMDAAMTSLRESLQTCQRFRKKTGIVETLTSLWYRQPADNLTEEEMHAELCYAEVLLQKATLTFLDESIIGFIKGGMRIRNSYQIYKDCQAMANVTEGGEKQKSTHIHFRGGVNMGIGSFNLMLSLLPSRVLRLMEFLGFSGDRELGLSELREGAASNSLRSILSTLTLLMFHLYITVILGTSDGNLAEAEALLKPYIEKFPNGALILFYIARIALLKGNFTFAQEKFLACIAAQEEWRQIHHLCYWELMWAYSFEQNWKEAYRYADLLCKESKWSQAIYVFQKASILSMLPEEEVTKLGENVVELFRQVEGLRLRIAGKSIPTEKFAAKKAQRYASSNPVKLVVPALEMMYVWNGFTIVGKRPELTESILTTLEKAEEQLRDDPNPSEYHLDDQCIVQLLKGLCLRQLGRLVQAELCFKHVISSENNIKHENYLVPYTMYELGLLHKQKGDISAAITVIENAKMNYKDYSMESRLHFRIHAALNTMGSFSAKLPPSRTPA; from the exons ATGGAGACGACAGTCAGCTCACTACGACAG gTGGACCTAAACCATACCAGTGAGGATTCAGT ATCACCTAAAATGGATCTAGAGACTGCGCTGAAGGACTGCTCCACCGCCCTGGATCTTTTTCTGAACAATAGGTTCGCTGATGCTTTGGCTTTTTTACAACCCTG GAAGAGTCAGAGCATGTACCATGCAATGGGCTACAGTAGCATCTTGGTGATGCAGGCAGGGATGACCTTTGATCCTAAGGACATGGATGCTGCCATGACGTCATTGAGAGAATCACTGCAGACATGCCAGAG ATTTCGGAAGAAAACTGGAATAGTCGAGACTCTGACCAGCCTGTGGTATAGACAACCAGCTGACAATCTGACAGAGG AAGAGATGCATGCAGAGCTGTGCTATGCTGAGGTTCTGCTGCAGAAGGCAACTCTCACATTCCTGGATGAGAGTATAATCGGCTTCATCAAAGGAGGGATGAGAATCCGAAACAGTTATCAGATTTACAA gGATTGCCAGGCCATGGCAAATGTCACAGAAGGCGGGGAAAAGCAGAAGAGTACACACATTCACTTTAGGGGCGGTGTCAACATGGGCATTGGATCATTTAACCTG aTGCTGTCTCTGCTTCCATCCAGAGTCCTCAGACTCATGGAGTTTTTGGGCTTCTCAGGAGACAGG GAGTTGGGTTTGTCAGAGTTGAGAGAGGGAGCAGCTAGCAACAGCCTGCGCTCTATCCTCAGCACCCTGACTCTGCTGATGTTCCATCTCTACATCACAGTGATACTTG GTACCAGTGATGGAAACCTTGCTGAGGCTGAAGCTCTGCTCAAACCCTACATTGAGAAGTTCCCAAAT GGAGCCCTCATTCTTTTCTACATCGCAAGAATTGCTTTGCTCAAAGGAAACTTCACATTT GCCCAGGAGAAGTTCCTGGCATGCATCGCAGCACAGGAAGAGTGGCGTCAGATTCACCACCTGTGTTACTGGGAGCTGATGTGGGCTTACTCGTTTGAACAAAACTGGAAGGAGGCTTATCGATACGCCGACCTCCTCTGCAAGGAGAGCAAGTGGTCCCAG GCCATCTATGTATTCCAGAAAGCTTCCATCTTGAGCATGCTCCCAGAGGAAGAAGTGACTAAACTGGGAGAAAACGTGGTGGAATTATTCAG GCAGGTGGAGGGTCTCCGTTTGAGAATTGCTGGGAAATCGATTCCAACGGAGAAGTTTGCAGCGAAGAAGGCCCAGCGATACGCTTCCTCAAACCCTGTGAAATTAGTCGTCCCCGCTTTG GAAATGATGTATGTGTGGAATGGCTTCACAATAGTTGGCAAAAGACCTGAGCTGACTGAAAGCATCTTGACCACTttggagaaagcagaggagcagcTCAGAGATGATCCAA ACCCATCGGAGTATCACCTGGATGACCAGTGTATTGTCCAGCTGCTGAAGGGCTTGTGTCTAAGACAGCTGGGCCGTCTGGTCCAAGCTGAGCTCTGCTTCAAGCATGTCATTTCCAG tgaaaatAATATCAAGCATGAAAACTATCTGGTGCCATATACCATGTATGAGCTGGGCCTGTTGCACAAGCAGAAAGGTGACATCAGTGCTGCTATCACAGTGATTGAAAATGCCAA GATGAACTACAAAGACTACAGCATGGAGTCAAGGCTACACTTCCGCATCCATGCAGCACTCAACACAATGGGCTCCTTCTCAGCCAAACTTCCCCCTTCACGTACACCAGCTTAA
- the dnajb14 gene encoding dnaJ homolog subfamily B member 14: MEGNRDEAEKCINIATKALEAGDKEKAVKFLNKAEKLYPTDRAKALLDALMKNGSSAGNGAYRRRPAESSERTSAQPERESQESGVGDSSKGFTKDQVEGVQRIKRCKDYYEVLGVSKEANEDELKKAYRKLALKFHPDKNHAPGATEAFKKIGNAYAVLSNPDKRRQYDLTGGEEPSSPGHSHGGGFDFHRGFEADITPEDLFNMFFGGGFPSSSAHTFTNGRTSYSHQTDYRQERTEERGDGGFSMFIQLMPIVVLILVSILSQMMVSPPPYSLYSRPSTGQTLKRQTENLRVDYYVTRDFKSEYKGSALQQIEKNVEEDYVANVRNNCWKERQTKTDLLYAAKVYRDDRMRKKAELMTMDNCRELDRLNNLFRGG, encoded by the exons atgGAAGGGAACAGGGACGAAGcagaaaaatgtataaatatagcGACGAAAGCCCTAGAAGCCGGAGACAAGGAGAAAGCGGTGAAGTTTCTTAACAAAGCGGAGAAGCTTTACCCGACCGACAGAGCCAAAG caTTGTTGGATGCATTAATGAAGAATGGGAGCTCAGCGGGTAACGGCGCTTATCGAAGGAGACCAGCAGAAAGCTCAGAAAGGACCAGTGCCCAGCCAGAAAGGGAAAGCCAAGAGTCTGGTGTGGGTGATTCTTCTAAAGGCTTCACCAAAGACCAGGTTGAAGGTGTGCAAAG AATAAAGCGTTGTAAGGACTACTACGAAGTCCTGGGTGTCAGTAAAGAAGCCAATGAGGATGAGCTCAAGAAAGCTTACAGGAAACTAGCGCTCAAGTTCCATCCAGACAAAAATCATGCACCTGGAGCAACAGAGGCCTTTAAAA AGATTGGTAATGCATATGCAGTGCTGAGCAATCCAGACAAAAGACGGCAGTATGACCTGACCGGAGGGGAAGAGCCGAGCAGCCCGGGTCACTCACACGGAGGAGGATTTGACTTCCACAGGGGCTTTGAGGCGGACATCACTCCCGAGGATCTCTTCAACATGTTCTTTGGAGGCGGCTTCCCCTCCT CAAGTGCACACACCTTCACCAACGGCAGAACGAGTTACAGCCATCAGACAGATTACCGGCAAGAGAgaacagaagaaagaggagat GGTGGTTTCTCAATGTTTATCCAGCTGATGCCCATTGTGGTCCTGATTTTAGTGTCAATACTGAGCCAGATGATGGTGTCCCCCCCACCTTACAGCCTCTACTCTAGACC GTCCACGGGTCAGACCTTAAAACGGCAGACAGAAAACCTTCGTGTCGACTACTACGTCACTAGAGATTTCAAGTCAGAGTACAAGGGCTCGGCCCTGCAGCAGATTGagaaaaatgtggaggaggactATGTAGCTAATGTCAGAAATAACTGTtggaaggagagacagacaa AAACAGACCTGCTGTACGCTGCTAAGGTATACAGGGACGACCGAATGCGCAAGAAGGCAGAGCTCATGACCATGGATAACTGCAGGGAGCTGGACAGACTAAATAACCTATTCAGAGGCGGATGA